One Tissierellales bacterium genomic region harbors:
- a CDS encoding AAA family ATPase, producing the protein MKVINVTKAKGGVGGTTLVIKIAEELAKLKKKTLIVENTYFFLDLMKYLDMESEVDLNKSIDEISSLIKTGLFEPEEIKENIHSYNKHIDIVVGTRNKDNRLVGNSVNELRNKVEGYDYIIFDNQKLILKDFFLFDHNFIVGEINPHNKSYFKEKFEDENFSEEDQLRFVNRTSLVINKVFDEEDIKLYGKKRVQNEFSNVFEVPHTKVSSGKVDVSRIVSFLEGEQPQKKSMFGFLKRRN; encoded by the coding sequence ATGAAGGTTATTAATGTTACAAAAGCTAAAGGTGGGGTTGGTGGAACAACGCTAGTAATTAAAATTGCAGAAGAATTAGCTAAGTTGAAAAAGAAAACATTAATTGTTGAGAATACGTATTTCTTCTTAGATTTAATGAAATACTTAGATATGGAAAGCGAAGTCGATTTAAATAAATCTATAGATGAAATAAGTAGTTTGATAAAAACAGGGCTATTTGAACCAGAAGAAATTAAGGAAAATATTCATTCTTATAATAAGCATATTGATATTGTTGTCGGTACTAGAAATAAGGATAATAGATTAGTTGGTAATTCTGTAAATGAACTTAGAAATAAAGTCGAGGGTTATGATTATATAATTTTCGATAATCAAAAATTGATACTTAAGGACTTTTTCTTATTTGACCATAATTTCATTGTTGGTGAAATCAATCCTCATAATAAAAGCTATTTTAAAGAAAAGTTTGAGGATGAAAATTTTAGTGAAGAGGACCAATTAAGATTTGTTAATAGAACTTCTTTGGTAATTAATAAGGTTTTCGATGAAGAGGATATAAAACTTTATGGTAAGAAGAGAGTGCAAAATGAATTTTCCAATGTATTTGAAGTTCCACATACTAAAGTATCATCTGGTAAAGTTGATGTTTCGAGAATAGTTTCTTTTTTAGAAGGTGAACAGCCTCAAAAGAAAAGTATGTTTGGCTTTCTTAAAAGGAGGAATTAA